The following proteins are co-located in the Ursus arctos isolate Adak ecotype North America unplaced genomic scaffold, UrsArc2.0 scaffold_13, whole genome shotgun sequence genome:
- the LOC113259669 gene encoding protein LEG1 homolog yields MALLPPWTCVLVACFSASLAGTSDVPDPYPPLWKMSAGQFSDYRVENGKYIIDPWVYNERMGMYKILVNKTASYFENIVANNDQNILWGLPLQHGWQYRTGRLADPRQRKGCGYESGDPLCISVDSWWADMNYFLSALPFLAAVDSGVMGISSDQVMLLPPPKDQRKFCLNVSSCLSSFPETMSKWNTFYQHLQDPSSSFENLLKYLWAAHVSSLDYASRIFEDRLEYYSKPEADFGRNWCVAVEYLAASLFPTTLVRTYEYQKGLPPRMLVNGDRAPFIRDFTVFQNTVLLVLSFLS; encoded by the exons AtggctctcctccctccttggaCCTGCGTACTAGTTGCTTGCTTCTCTGCTTCTTTAGCAGGAACATCTGATGTCCCAGATCCGTATCCCCCGCTGTGGAAGATGAGCGCGGGTCAGTTCAGTGACTACAGGGTAGAGAATGGAAAGTACATTATTGATCCCTGGGTGTACAATGAGAGAATGGGGATGTACAAAATCCTGGTGAACAAGACAGCGAGTTATTTTGAAAACATCGTAGCAAACaatgatcaaaatattttatggGGATTACCTCTCCAGCATGGCTGGCAATACAGAACAG GACGATTAGCTGATCCCAGACAAAGAAAAGGCTGTGGCTATGAATCTGGAGATCCTTTGTGTATCTCTGTGGACAGTTGGTGGGCTG ATATGAATTACTTTCTATCTGCATTGCCTTTCCTTGCTGCGGTTGATTCTGGTGTAATGGGGATATCATCAGACCAAGTCATGCTTTTGCCACCACCCAAAGATCAGAGAAAGTTTTGTCTTAATGTTTCTAGTTGTCTGTCATCCTTTCCTGAGACAATGAGCAAGTGGAATACCTTTTACCAG CATTTACAGGATCCTTCTAGTAGCTTTGAAAACCTGTTGAAGTACTTGTGGGCTGCACATGTCTCAAGCTTGGACTATGCTAGCAGGATATTTGAAGATAG GTTGGAGTATTATTCTAAGCCAGAAGCAGATTTTGGAAGAAATTGGTGTGTAGCTGTGGAATATTTAGCTGCTTCCCTCTTTCCTACAACTCTGGTAAGAACATATGAATACCAGAAGGGCCTGCCGCCGCGAATGCTTGTGAACGGGGATAGAGCCCCCTTCATCAGAGACTTTACTGTCTTTCAAAACACCGTCCTGCTTGTTCTAAGTTTTCTTTCCTGA